Within the Streptomyces sp. R41 genome, the region TGGGCTACTCCTGGGACGAGATCTATGGCTGGCACCACGACGGCCGGGATGAGATCAGCGGTCGCTGAACGCCGCTCAGGCAGGAGTGAAAGTCGATGGAGTCTTTGAAGACCGTCATGCAGGGGGTGGCCGTAGAGCTTGTTGTCTCGCGCACCTACTCGCTGTCGATGTGCATGAGCCTGCGCTACGAGCCCACTGATCCCTATGTCGTCCGTGCCACCTTTTTCACCGACACCGACGAGCCGGCCGAATGGGTCCTGGGGCGTGATCTTCTGGCCGATGGCCTGAGGGGTTCCGCAGGCTGTGGGGACATCCGGGTGTGGTCGGCCGTAGGCCGTGGTGACCATGCGATGTACATCGTCCTCGGGGCTCCCGCGGGCACCGCCTTGCTCGAGGTTCCCGTGCGGGACGTCAGGGCCTTCCTGGAGGACACGGAGGCGCTGGTGCCACGGGGTACCGAGTCCGGACACATCGACTGGGAGCTCGAACTGGCGAATCTGTTCGCGAAAGGCTGAGAGAAGCCTCCCAACCGCCGTGCCGCTGGGGACC harbors:
- a CDS encoding SsgA family sporulation/cell division regulator, whose translation is MESLKTVMQGVAVELVVSRTYSLSMCMSLRYEPTDPYVVRATFFTDTDEPAEWVLGRDLLADGLRGSAGCGDIRVWSAVGRGDHAMYIVLGAPAGTALLEVPVRDVRAFLEDTEALVPRGTESGHIDWELELANLFAKG